DNA from Sulfurimonas xiamenensis:
TGGTTGCGGAGGCTTTGGAGGTGTGAGTCGATGTTTTTTTTGTAACTAATACGCCGAAATCTTTTGGGATATTTGAATTTACAACTCCAGAAATTTTATTAGCTAATAATTTTGCTACATGTGGATAATAATGGTCATCGTCAGGATAATTATTTAAGTTTTTAGTTATTGAATTAATTGCCATAAAATGATGCACTTCTCCAAATATGGCAACAAGTTCTCTAAGCCATTTTTCATATTCTTTCCATCTTTTTCCATTTTTTATTATCGAAACTAATAAATCAGCAGTAACAGGGGAAGTAAAAATAATAAATTCACTTATTGGGTTTTCTTTTTTTATTGTTTCATGTATCTTTCTATAATCATTATTCCAAATGTATTTTTCTCCACTTAATTCATCTGTATGTCTAACTAAATTTTTCGTATATTGATGCAATCTTTCATTTTCTGATACTTTTTGTTGATATTTTATATTGTTTCTATCATAATAGTCTTTTGCTCCAAAAAAAGAATTTTTTATATTTGTAAGTGAATAGTTTAAAGCGTCAATAGATAATAAAGATTTTAATCTATAAAAATGTTCATTAGATTTTTTAATATAAAATTCTGGTTTTTGAAATTTTATTTGTTGAAAATCTGGCGTATCTGTTCCAAAAAAGTCTGAACCTATGATAATATATCGTAATGGCTTATTGATTTTTTCTCTAAAATAGTCTATGTATCCCTTGTACTCATATGGAAGCATGCTACTTGAAGCGTAGTTATAGATGTTCATATCAATAAAATCATTTTCATTTATAAATGTAGTCCTACTACTTCCAAGTAAAATTCCATCGTATTTTTCTAAGTTTCTATATGTAATGTAGTTTGTTTTTTGTTGTCTTTCATCTAAACCTTTTTGTAAGCTATTGAAATTATTTGAATGTGAGAAAGTCCACAAGGGATCAATAACATAATTAACAACTCCAACTCCTCCAACAATAAAAACAAAAAAAGAAAATACAAAAATGAGAAATTTTTTAGCTTGCATCAAAACCCTTAAAAATTAAAATATAAAAATTCACTTACTTTGGTTAGTGAAAGTACGCTAAAAGAGAGCAAGAAAGCGGTGAAGAGAGCCGTTTTTTTGTTCATGGTAAAACTTTCTCTTTTTTGCATTGAATTTTTAAATACTAGCACGAGAATAAAAGCTGCAAAAATCCAAACTGGAGTAAAATAATCCCCTTGAATGTTTTCTACAAATCCTCCAAACTCGATTCCGTAATTTTGCAAAAAAGAGAGTTTGCTTGCAAGTACATTAGGTAGCACAACCCCACCCATCCCAAACATCCCACCAAGCACCTTCAGCGCATCCTCCATCTCTTTGGCTCTAAAAAATACCCATGTGATATTGATAAAGTTAAAGGTGATAAACCATGCCAAAAGGGTATTCATTTTTAAGCCTAGCTGCTGCCAAATGCGATGAAGCACGATAGCCCCGCCGTGGAGTGCACCCCATATCACAAACATCCAGCTTGCACCATGCCAAAGTCCACCTACGAGAAAAACGCTAAAAAGATTGAAATAATTGCGAAGGGCTGCGACCTTGTTGCCACCTAAGGGGATGTAGATGTAGTCTCGCAAAAATCTGCTGAGTGTAATATGCCATCTGCGCCAAAAATCTTGGATGTTTGTGGCTTTGTATGGGCTGTTGAAGTTAATTGGGAGTTTTATATTAAAAAGAAGAGCGGCACCGATTGCCATATCGGTGTACCCGCTAAAATCAAAATAGAGCTGAAAAGTGTAACTTAAGCTAGTTGCCCATGCTTCAAAAAGGCTTAGTGTGCTTGCAGTATCAAAACCATTGGTCGCCCAGACGGCAAATGTGTCGGCAATCACTACTTTTTTAAATAGCCCTATGGAAAATATAAAAAGCCCCAAAGCAATGTTGCGGTAATTTTTCACCTTATTCCAATGGCTTGCAAATTGAGGCATCATCTCTTTGTGGTGCACAATCGGACCTGCAATAAGTTGAGGAAAAAAACTCACAAAAAGCGCATAGTTTAAAAAGTCGTACTCTTGTGTTTCACCTCTATAGCTATCTACCAAATAGGCAATCTGCTGGAAAGTAAAAAACGAAATGGCAAGAGGCAGAGCAATATGTAAAAGCGGTACATTGAAGCCAAAAATACCATTAAAATTTTCTATAAAAAAGTCGGCATATTTAAAATAGCCAAGAAGTGCGATGTTAAAAACTATTCCAAAACTCAAAAGCGTTTTTTTCGACACCTTCTTTGTTGAACTAAAAGAGTTTCCCACAGCAAAGTTGATAAGCATAGATGAGAGGATAATCGGTAAATACGCCACATTCCACCATGAGTAAAAAAACAAGCTCCCAAGCACAAGCCAGACTTTAGAAGCGATGATAAGACGCTTAGATGTAAGAAAAAAGTAACCAAAAAAGAGGATTGGTAAAAATAAAAAGATAAATTCGTAAGAGTTAAAGAGCATTTTTTTCCATATTGATAATGTTTTTACAAAGAACTGTTTCTAAATGGAGAAAAATAGTTCTTTTTTCGATAGATATTATCTATTTTTACAATTATAGTAAAAATACTTGAAATTAGAACTGATTATTTTCTCATATTCGTAAAACTATAATCTTTTTAGAAATAAAAATACGGATACCGCAATGTTAACAATAAAAGATATTTCAGAAAAATTTAATATTTCTAAAAGCACCCTCTATGGCTGGGAAAAAGAGAGACCTGAAATTTTTGCGTATCTTCAAAGAGCAGATGATAAATATGAAGAGTTGCGAGATATTACGATTATTTTACAAAAACATGCAAAGACGATAAAAGCGACATTTGAACTTAAAGAGATAGAGTTTATTATAACACTTAAGCTTAAGATAAATGATGCAAAAGATATAGAGTATCTGCATCTGCTCTACAGCCAAGCCATAGCGCATGAGATAAAGCAAAGAGCTCCTTTTGTGATGCCCATCTATACAAAGATAGAGCAACTTAACTTAGTAGAGAGGTATATCTTTGCA
Protein-coding regions in this window:
- a CDS encoding helix-turn-helix domain-containing protein — translated: MLTIKDISEKFNISKSTLYGWEKERPEIFAYLQRADDKYEELRDITIILQKHAKTIKATFELKEIEFIITLKLKINDAKDIEYLHLLYSQAIAHEIKQRAPFVMPIYTKIEQLNLVERYIFASNYKEILLKLPKIKEERTGLIEHYFKPFLC
- a CDS encoding MBOAT family O-acyltransferase; translated protein: MLFNSYEFIFLFLPILFFGYFFLTSKRLIIASKVWLVLGSLFFYSWWNVAYLPIILSSMLINFAVGNSFSSTKKVSKKTLLSFGIVFNIALLGYFKYADFFIENFNGIFGFNVPLLHIALPLAISFFTFQQIAYLVDSYRGETQEYDFLNYALFVSFFPQLIAGPIVHHKEMMPQFASHWNKVKNYRNIALGLFIFSIGLFKKVVIADTFAVWATNGFDTASTLSLFEAWATSLSYTFQLYFDFSGYTDMAIGAALLFNIKLPINFNSPYKATNIQDFWRRWHITLSRFLRDYIYIPLGGNKVAALRNYFNLFSVFLVGGLWHGASWMFVIWGALHGGAIVLHRIWQQLGLKMNTLLAWFITFNFINITWVFFRAKEMEDALKVLGGMFGMGGVVLPNVLASKLSFLQNYGIEFGGFVENIQGDYFTPVWIFAAFILVLVFKNSMQKRESFTMNKKTALFTAFLLSFSVLSLTKVSEFLYFNF